A genomic segment from Salvia splendens isolate huo1 chromosome 13, SspV2, whole genome shotgun sequence encodes:
- the LOC121762384 gene encoding uric acid degradation bifunctional protein TTL-like isoform X2, whose translation MCRIFNAVLMIQFYALHTSTLNSARQSLRDFGVMDSPSEKEWLACCGSAKFAQEMASAAPFSNYQQAVDAARDIWFNKVDVNGWLEAFAAHPAIGETPSKTVKSQTSAQWSKGEQSTALATATDATLQELYDWNARYRQKFGFVFLIFASGRSTPEILAEIKQRYHNRPIIEFELSAKEQMKITELRISKLFPANATVASITKTPHNADVVTKAGEDRISVIGGHLSTAKETPAAEPPRAFTRTRPPITTHILDIARGAPASGVDVRLEIWADKQSRPLFGKADSGLWKLEGVSSTDRDGRSGQLISMVDALSPGIYRISFDTGKYNPEGFFPYVGIVFEVKEYQKWEHFHVPLLLSPFSFSTYRGS comes from the exons ATGTGTCGAATCTTCAATGCTGTTTTGATGATTCAGTTTTACGCGCTTCACACTTCCACACTCAACTCAGCGAGGCAAAGTTTGAGGGATTTTGGAGTAATGGATTCGCCTAGTGAGAAGGAATGGCTGGCATGCTGTGGGAGCGCCAAATTTGCACAAGAAATGGCTTCCGCCGCTCCATTCTCCAATTATCAACAAGCCGTCGATGCTGCCAGAGATATCTGGTTCAATAAA GTGGATGTGAATGGATGGCTTGAAGCGTTTGCTGCGCATCCTGCCATCGGAGAAACCCCTTCCAAAACCGTCAAGAGTCAAACCAGTGCTCA GTGGAGCAAGGGAGAGCAATCGACTGCCTTGGCAACTGCTACCGATGCTACATTGCAG GAGCTATATGATTGGAATGCTCGCTACAGGCAAAAGTTTGGTTTTGTCTTTCTCATATTTGCATCTGGAAGAAGTACCCCTGAGATACTTGCTGAGATTAAG CAACGGTACCATAACAGGCCAATCATTGAATTTGAGCTTTCGGCCAAGGAACAAATGAAGATCACTGAACTACGTATTTCCAAGCTATTCCCAGCTAATGCAACTGTTGCTTCTATCACCAAGACCCCTCACAATGCAGATGTGGTGACAAAAGCAGGAG AAGATCGCATAAGTGTGATTGGAGGCCATTTGTCCACTGCAAAGGAGACTCCTGCAGCCGAGCCCCCGAGAGCATTCACTAGAACACGTCCACCAATCACAACCCACATCCTTGATATTGCTCGTGGTGCCCCAGCTTCTGGCGTTGATGTGCGTCTGGAGATTTGGGCAGACAAGCAATCACGGCCATTGTTTGGCAAGGCGGATTCGGGGCTTTGGAAACTCGAGGGTGTGTCAAGTACAGACAGAGACGGGCGGAGCGGTCAGTTGATAAGCATGGTGGATGCTCTCAGCCCCGGGATATATCGGATTAGTTTCGACACGGGGAAGTACAATCCTGAGGGGTTTTTCCCTTATGTTGGAATAGTGTTTGAAGTGAAGGAATATCAGAAATGGGAGCACTTTCATGTTCCATTGCTGCTTTCTCCATTCTCGTTTTCCACGTATCGTGGGAGCTAG
- the LOC121762384 gene encoding uric acid degradation bifunctional protein TTL-like isoform X1 yields MCRIFNAVLMIQFYALHTSTLNSARQSLRDFGVMDSPSEKEWLACCGSAKFAQEMASAAPFSNYQQAVDAARDIWFNKVDVNGWLEAFAAHPAIGETPSKTVKSQTSAQWSKGEQSTALATATDATLQELYDWNARYRQKFGFVFLIFASGRSTPEILAEIKQRYHNRPIIEFELSAKEQMKITELRISKLFPANATVASITKTPHNADVVTKAGDRISVIGGHLSTAKETPAAEPPRAFTRTRPPITTHILDIARGAPASGVDVRLEIWADKQSRPLFGKADSGLWKLEGVSSTDRDGRSGQLISMVDALSPGIYRISFDTGKYNPEGFFPYVGIVFEVKEYQKWEHFHVPLLLSPFSFSTYRGS; encoded by the exons ATGTGTCGAATCTTCAATGCTGTTTTGATGATTCAGTTTTACGCGCTTCACACTTCCACACTCAACTCAGCGAGGCAAAGTTTGAGGGATTTTGGAGTAATGGATTCGCCTAGTGAGAAGGAATGGCTGGCATGCTGTGGGAGCGCCAAATTTGCACAAGAAATGGCTTCCGCCGCTCCATTCTCCAATTATCAACAAGCCGTCGATGCTGCCAGAGATATCTGGTTCAATAAA GTGGATGTGAATGGATGGCTTGAAGCGTTTGCTGCGCATCCTGCCATCGGAGAAACCCCTTCCAAAACCGTCAAGAGTCAAACCAGTGCTCA GTGGAGCAAGGGAGAGCAATCGACTGCCTTGGCAACTGCTACCGATGCTACATTGCAG GAGCTATATGATTGGAATGCTCGCTACAGGCAAAAGTTTGGTTTTGTCTTTCTCATATTTGCATCTGGAAGAAGTACCCCTGAGATACTTGCTGAGATTAAG CAACGGTACCATAACAGGCCAATCATTGAATTTGAGCTTTCGGCCAAGGAACAAATGAAGATCACTGAACTACGTATTTCCAAGCTATTCCCAGCTAATGCAACTGTTGCTTCTATCACCAAGACCCCTCACAATGCAGATGTGGTGACAAAAGCAGGAG ATCGCATAAGTGTGATTGGAGGCCATTTGTCCACTGCAAAGGAGACTCCTGCAGCCGAGCCCCCGAGAGCATTCACTAGAACACGTCCACCAATCACAACCCACATCCTTGATATTGCTCGTGGTGCCCCAGCTTCTGGCGTTGATGTGCGTCTGGAGATTTGGGCAGACAAGCAATCACGGCCATTGTTTGGCAAGGCGGATTCGGGGCTTTGGAAACTCGAGGGTGTGTCAAGTACAGACAGAGACGGGCGGAGCGGTCAGTTGATAAGCATGGTGGATGCTCTCAGCCCCGGGATATATCGGATTAGTTTCGACACGGGGAAGTACAATCCTGAGGGGTTTTTCCCTTATGTTGGAATAGTGTTTGAAGTGAAGGAATATCAGAAATGGGAGCACTTTCATGTTCCATTGCTGCTTTCTCCATTCTCGTTTTCCACGTATCGTGGGAGCTAG